A section of the Marinoscillum sp. 108 genome encodes:
- a CDS encoding TerB family tellurite resistance protein, translating to MSIQSQLSTLIQLAKIDGEFAGEERSLIMMLGKANGVSEAEILNLVENPQPLPPLSTMTDEDRFEYLYNIVQLMKIDSQVYLSEIKYCEELAEKLGFKKGVISKLSSKVFTDPSITSNREALKREVMKYLN from the coding sequence ATGAGTATACAATCCCAACTAAGTACACTTATTCAGCTTGCTAAAATTGATGGAGAGTTTGCAGGAGAGGAAAGAAGCTTGATAATGATGCTGGGTAAAGCAAATGGTGTTTCGGAAGCAGAAATACTGAACCTCGTGGAAAACCCCCAGCCCCTTCCCCCTTTGTCCACGATGACAGATGAGGATAGGTTCGAGTATCTATACAACATTGTCCAGTTGATGAAAATCGACAGTCAGGTATATTTGAGTGAAATCAAATACTGTGAAGAGTTGGCTGAAAAGCTGGGCTTCAAGAAGGGAGTAATCTCCAAGCTTAGTTCCAAAGTGTTTACAGACCCGAGCATTACCTCTAACAGAGAGGCCTTGAAAAGGGAAGTAATGAAATATTTGAATTAA
- a CDS encoding arylamine N-acetyltransferase, giving the protein MSDLNYFQTRPKVPPIDTDLYLKRIGVQKDEPSLAFLKKIHRAHLLQIPFENLDIHYQRKIILDINSIYDKIIRHRRGGFCYELNGLLYHLLARLGFRAFLGSARVFQDGSISPEFDHMVVFVSLDEGNFLCDVGFGELFSEPKRLVTGNVQLDYTRYFRFEHNPDGEWLLRKSNDNSLYESIYVFTLQPRQMIEFLPRCNFHQESDQSHFTKQKLITQLFSEGRITLTDRKIKRSLYGEQKEREILNEDEFLAQLQEVFKINVRSLLRQKFN; this is encoded by the coding sequence ATGTCCGACCTCAATTATTTTCAGACCAGACCAAAAGTACCACCCATTGATACTGATCTGTATCTGAAAAGAATCGGGGTGCAAAAAGACGAGCCATCACTGGCATTTCTTAAGAAAATACACCGGGCTCATCTCCTCCAAATCCCTTTTGAGAATCTGGACATTCATTATCAGAGAAAGATCATTCTGGACATCAATTCTATCTATGACAAAATCATCCGCCACCGCAGAGGGGGGTTTTGCTATGAGTTGAATGGGCTACTCTATCACCTACTGGCTCGTCTTGGATTCCGGGCCTTCCTGGGGTCCGCCAGGGTTTTTCAGGACGGGTCTATTTCTCCGGAGTTTGATCATATGGTGGTCTTTGTTTCCCTGGATGAAGGTAACTTTCTATGTGATGTTGGTTTTGGTGAGCTCTTTTCCGAACCCAAGCGCCTGGTGACCGGTAATGTTCAGCTGGACTATACGCGCTATTTCAGGTTTGAACATAACCCCGATGGCGAGTGGCTGCTAAGAAAATCGAATGATAACAGCCTCTATGAATCCATTTATGTATTCACACTACAACCTCGCCAAATGATAGAGTTCCTTCCCCGCTGTAATTTTCATCAGGAATCTGATCAGTCACACTTCACCAAGCAAAAGCTGATCACCCAGCTTTTCAGTGAAGGGCGGATAACATTGACCGATCGTAAAATAAAGCGATCCCTTTATGGAGAGCAGAAGGAGCGTGAAATATTAAATGAAGATGAGTTCTTAGCGCAGCTGCAGGAAGTTTTCAAAATCAACGTGAGGTCTCTACTTCGTCAAAAGTTCAATTAA
- a CDS encoding response regulator transcription factor encodes MEQQSISILMADDHTLFRKGMSMMVKTFPGITSVKDVENGQKALDLLAIEKFDILLLDLEMPVLDGWETAKKVVTKFPDTHIIMISMHDSLKLISDLIEIGVHSYLLKSAEPEEVQKAISSVMNNDFYYNQLVARALHQKVQKGAINKPLFNEKSQLTKREVEILELICQELTMKEIGDRLFISEQTIHTHRKNLMRKTEAKNAVGLVKFAIQQQIVSF; translated from the coding sequence ATGGAACAACAATCAATCAGCATTTTGATGGCAGATGACCATACCTTATTTAGAAAAGGTATGTCCATGATGGTCAAAACTTTCCCGGGGATCACCTCTGTAAAGGATGTAGAAAATGGTCAAAAAGCATTGGATTTGCTAGCCATTGAGAAATTTGATATCCTTCTTTTGGATCTGGAAATGCCTGTGCTCGATGGTTGGGAAACTGCTAAAAAAGTGGTGACCAAGTTTCCGGACACCCACATCATCATGATTTCCATGCACGATTCTCTCAAATTGATTTCTGATTTGATCGAGATCGGGGTACATAGCTACCTCCTCAAAAGCGCAGAACCGGAAGAAGTGCAGAAGGCAATCAGCTCAGTCATGAATAATGATTTCTATTACAACCAGCTTGTAGCCCGAGCACTCCACCAAAAAGTGCAAAAAGGAGCCATCAACAAGCCCTTGTTCAATGAAAAAAGCCAGCTGACCAAGCGTGAGGTAGAAATTCTCGAACTCATTTGCCAGGAACTGACTATGAAAGAAATTGGTGATCGACTATTCATTAGCGAACAAACCATCCACACGCATCGCAAAAATCTCATGCGTAAAACAGAAGCAAAGAATGCCGTCGGGCTGGTAAAATTTGCTATCCAACAGCAAATTGTAAGCTTTTAA
- a CDS encoding TerB family tellurite resistance protein, whose amino-acid sequence MSKQKDKSQISILIHLASMDGDIDDTEKELISRIGMAHGLSEEELQEYFDHPLEKIDFSKLSEDESFDTLYNLVHLMKVDGKIFDEEISYCMNMAKKLGYPLEAVMDLYSQVHANVKLKSEIQKIKRKYHKKG is encoded by the coding sequence ATGAGTAAACAAAAGGATAAGAGTCAAATTTCAATATTGATCCACCTGGCCTCCATGGACGGAGATATTGATGACACAGAAAAAGAGTTGATCTCCAGAATTGGCATGGCACATGGTTTGTCCGAAGAGGAACTACAGGAGTATTTTGATCATCCGCTGGAAAAAATTGACTTCAGTAAACTCAGCGAAGATGAATCTTTCGATACGCTCTACAATTTGGTTCATCTGATGAAAGTGGACGGAAAGATATTTGACGAGGAAATTAGCTACTGTATGAACATGGCCAAGAAACTAGGCTACCCGCTGGAGGCGGTGATGGACCTGTATAGTCAGGTTCATGCCAATGTGAAACTCAAATCCGAAATACAGAAAATCAAAAGAAAATATCACAAAAAAGGGTAG
- a CDS encoding TerB family tellurite resistance protein, which yields MDNFKSHLQSLIQLAVSDQNFNEDEKQLIYSIGKANKVEESEIDALIHENISRKGEVDISFSALSFDEKFQFLYNIIQLMKIDSKVFLSEIKYCEDLAQRLGFDKKVVKKLSSQIYSNPSITGNRDKLIKEARKFEL from the coding sequence ATGGATAATTTTAAAAGCCACCTACAATCACTCATTCAGCTAGCCGTATCTGATCAAAACTTTAACGAGGATGAAAAGCAGCTGATTTATAGCATAGGAAAAGCCAATAAAGTAGAGGAATCAGAGATAGATGCTTTGATCCACGAAAACATCTCCAGAAAAGGAGAGGTTGATATCTCCTTCTCTGCATTATCCTTTGATGAAAAGTTCCAGTTTTTGTATAATATCATTCAGCTGATGAAGATAGACAGTAAGGTCTTCCTTAGCGAAATCAAATACTGTGAGGACTTGGCCCAAAGGCTTGGTTTTGATAAAAAAGTAGTCAAAAAATTGTCTTCACAGATCTATTCCAACCCTTCCATCACCGGAAACAGGGACAAACTGATTAAAGAAGCGCGTAAATTTGAATTATAG
- a CDS encoding Rieske 2Fe-2S domain-containing protein, with translation MKEEVILFQSISALDSVLKDRKIIQISYNEQKYALTRFGTRVFVFEPKCPHFDYPLVEASVNGACRVVCPWHGYQFDLSTGQELIDRCRPLSVQEATWNADGQLVTQL, from the coding sequence ATGAAAGAGGAGGTCATATTATTCCAATCCATTTCCGCACTTGATTCAGTGTTGAAGGACCGTAAAATCATTCAAATAAGCTACAACGAGCAAAAGTATGCTTTGACCAGGTTCGGCACCAGGGTATTTGTGTTTGAACCGAAGTGTCCGCACTTTGATTATCCATTGGTGGAAGCCAGCGTAAATGGGGCATGCAGAGTGGTGTGTCCGTGGCATGGCTATCAGTTTGACCTTAGTACAGGACAGGAATTAATAGACCGCTGCCGTCCGCTTTCCGTGCAGGAGGCCACCTGGAACGCTGATGGTCAACTCGTGACCCAGCTCTAA
- a CDS encoding DNA-3-methyladenine glycosylase I — protein sequence MDKKRCRWAEGTFDEYIRYHDEEWGVPNHDDAIHFEFLVLESAQAGLSWSTILKRREGYRKAFANFEVHKVAAFDSKKINELVENTDIIRNRAKIEAAVNNAQRFLEVQQEFGSFDKYIWGFVGHQVKIGRWEEKGSIPATTSESDLLAKDLKKRGFKFLGSTTIYAHMQAVGLINDHTVDCFRFKELT from the coding sequence ATGGACAAGAAAAGATGCAGGTGGGCAGAGGGGACTTTTGACGAATACATCCGATATCATGATGAGGAGTGGGGGGTCCCAAATCACGATGATGCTATTCATTTTGAGTTTTTGGTATTAGAAAGCGCCCAGGCAGGGTTGAGCTGGAGTACCATACTGAAAAGACGGGAAGGTTACAGAAAGGCCTTTGCGAACTTTGAGGTGCATAAGGTAGCGGCCTTTGACTCCAAGAAGATCAATGAACTGGTGGAAAACACCGACATCATCCGAAACAGAGCCAAGATAGAAGCTGCTGTCAATAATGCGCAGAGGTTTTTGGAGGTTCAGCAGGAGTTTGGCTCCTTTGATAAATACATTTGGGGTTTTGTGGGCCATCAGGTCAAAATAGGTCGGTGGGAAGAAAAGGGAAGTATTCCGGCTACGACATCAGAGTCGGATCTTTTAGCCAAAGACCTGAAAAAACGGGGTTTTAAATTTTTGGGATCTACCACCATTTATGCACATATGCAGGCCGTGGGTTTGATCAATGATCATACGGTCGATTGTTTTCGATTTAAAGAACTGACATGA
- the gdhA gene encoding NADP-specific glutamate dehydrogenase, producing the protein MANHSKKVDEFIQRISQRNPHEKEFIQAVKEVAETIVPFIEDNPKYKQTNVLETMCEPERVVMFRVPWVNDQNQVQINRGYRVQMNSAIGPYKGGLRFHPSVNLSILKFLAFEQVFKNSLTTLPLGGGKGGSDFDPKGKSNGEVMRFCQSFMTELSKHIGGFTDIPAGDIGVGGREIGFLFGQYKRLRNEFTGVLTGKGLQYGGSLIRTEATGYGVVYFSKEVLESHGNSLEGKVCAVSGSGNVAQYTIEKLLELGAKPVTVSDSGGCIYDKDGFNEEKLAFIKELKNEKRGRISEYADQFKGSEFHADVTPWNFKVDLAYPCATQNELPLEDAQLLVKNGCIGVFEGANMPTTDEALTFIREKKIFFSPGKASNAGGVATSGLEMSQNSQRLYWTRDEVDYRLKMIMKSIHNNCEEYGRESKDYVDYVKGANIAGFVKVADAMIAQGVV; encoded by the coding sequence ATGGCCAATCATTCGAAAAAAGTTGATGAGTTCATCCAGAGAATAAGTCAGCGTAATCCACATGAAAAGGAATTTATTCAAGCAGTAAAAGAAGTTGCAGAAACCATAGTCCCGTTCATAGAGGATAACCCAAAATATAAGCAGACCAATGTATTGGAAACCATGTGTGAGCCTGAGCGTGTGGTCATGTTCAGGGTGCCCTGGGTAAACGATCAAAATCAGGTTCAAATCAACAGGGGCTATCGAGTACAAATGAACTCGGCCATTGGTCCATACAAAGGGGGCTTGAGATTCCACCCTTCCGTTAACTTATCGATATTGAAGTTTTTGGCTTTCGAACAGGTATTCAAAAACAGCCTCACCACTTTACCACTAGGAGGTGGAAAGGGAGGGAGTGATTTTGACCCCAAAGGCAAATCAAACGGAGAGGTCATGAGGTTTTGTCAAAGTTTTATGACCGAACTATCGAAACATATTGGAGGCTTTACGGACATCCCTGCAGGAGACATTGGCGTGGGTGGTCGTGAAATTGGCTTTTTGTTCGGCCAGTACAAGCGACTCAGAAATGAGTTTACGGGAGTGCTCACGGGAAAAGGTCTTCAGTATGGCGGTAGCCTGATTCGTACCGAAGCCACCGGATATGGTGTGGTTTACTTTAGCAAAGAAGTTTTGGAAAGTCACGGAAATAGTCTTGAAGGTAAAGTTTGTGCGGTGTCCGGAAGTGGGAATGTAGCCCAATATACCATTGAGAAATTATTAGAACTCGGTGCAAAGCCGGTTACGGTCTCCGATTCGGGAGGGTGTATCTACGACAAAGACGGTTTCAATGAGGAGAAGCTTGCATTCATCAAAGAGCTCAAAAATGAAAAAAGGGGCAGGATTAGTGAATACGCAGATCAATTCAAGGGGTCCGAGTTTCACGCCGATGTGACACCATGGAACTTTAAGGTAGATTTGGCGTATCCTTGTGCCACCCAAAACGAGCTTCCGCTGGAAGACGCCCAGTTGTTGGTGAAAAATGGATGTATTGGTGTTTTTGAGGGAGCCAATATGCCCACTACTGATGAGGCGCTGACTTTCATCAGAGAGAAGAAGATTTTCTTCAGCCCAGGCAAAGCATCAAATGCCGGAGGAGTAGCGACATCCGGTCTGGAAATGTCTCAAAATTCACAACGCTTGTATTGGACACGAGATGAAGTAGACTATCGCCTCAAAATGATCATGAAGAGCATCCACAATAACTGTGAAGAATACGGTCGTGAGAGCAAGGACTATGTGGACTATGTGAAGGGGGCCAACATTGCAGGCTTCGTGAAGGTGGCTGATGCCATGATTGCTCAGGGGGTGGTTTAA
- a CDS encoding sodium:calcium antiporter produces MGIIIPLILIAICCAVIWRAGDGFMTASEYIGRNLSDGVRGATINAIASSMPEVFTSFFFLFIMQDEEGFSGGIGTTAGSAIFNSMVIPAVAVLAVIGMGLTNKVRASKKVMLRDGLSLLIAELLFIILISGSSLDWYHGLLLMLVYVVYIVYMFWSMDKKEREVMLEESHISEEDFEMDQTKQKPFLVGLFTLDLHRVFIGRKKINNLNAWSLLVSATVCIAAVCYLLVLACEWIGDDTYTVPFLGEFQGLGIPVMFVALILASAASSFPDTIISIKDAQRGQYDDAISNALGSNIFDICFALGFPLFVFTLIHGPIAMSQEMVDLSGELRFLLWLLTAVVLIIFVWGGYIGRFKASLLLALYFLFVLYVVGRGAGNEYAQAIADWLVSIVRHFSLS; encoded by the coding sequence ATGGGCATCATCATACCTTTAATTCTTATAGCCATTTGTTGCGCAGTTATATGGCGTGCGGGAGATGGCTTTATGACTGCATCAGAATACATAGGCCGTAACCTGTCTGACGGTGTGAGGGGTGCGACTATCAACGCCATTGCCAGCTCAATGCCGGAAGTTTTCACTTCATTCTTTTTCTTGTTTATCATGCAGGATGAAGAAGGGTTTTCAGGAGGGATCGGTACCACTGCTGGTTCTGCCATCTTCAACAGCATGGTCATTCCTGCGGTCGCTGTGCTGGCAGTGATCGGTATGGGGCTTACCAATAAGGTACGAGCTTCCAAAAAAGTAATGCTCAGAGATGGTCTGAGTTTGCTTATCGCAGAATTGTTATTCATAATACTGATCAGTGGATCTTCTTTGGATTGGTATCATGGTTTGTTGCTCATGCTCGTATATGTGGTCTACATCGTCTACATGTTTTGGTCTATGGACAAAAAAGAGCGAGAGGTAATGCTCGAAGAAAGTCACATCAGTGAAGAGGACTTTGAAATGGATCAGACAAAACAAAAGCCTTTCCTGGTCGGGTTGTTCACACTGGATCTTCACCGAGTGTTTATCGGGAGAAAGAAAATCAACAACCTGAATGCCTGGTCTCTGCTCGTTTCGGCCACCGTGTGCATCGCTGCTGTTTGCTATCTTTTGGTTCTCGCCTGTGAGTGGATTGGTGATGACACCTACACAGTTCCCTTTTTGGGCGAGTTTCAAGGGTTAGGTATTCCGGTAATGTTTGTTGCGTTGATTTTGGCATCAGCGGCATCCAGTTTCCCTGATACAATTATTTCTATCAAAGATGCCCAAAGGGGACAATATGATGACGCTATCTCCAATGCCCTGGGTAGCAATATTTTCGATATCTGTTTTGCACTTGGGTTCCCACTTTTTGTCTTCACTTTGATACACGGCCCCATTGCCATGTCTCAGGAGATGGTAGACCTGAGCGGTGAACTGCGGTTTCTACTTTGGTTACTAACGGCCGTTGTGCTCATTATATTCGTCTGGGGAGGATATATAGGTCGATTTAAGGCAAGCCTGCTTCTTGCTCTGTATTTTCTGTTTGTCCTATATGTTGTAGGTCGGGGTGCTGGTAATGAATATGCACAGGCCATTGCAGATTGGTTGGTTTCCATCGTCAGACATTTCAGTCTTTCTTAG
- a CDS encoding ABA4-like family protein gives MTKILNMDSNTLFDLTSAIAACAWALMIFTPRWKYTQRAIQTIAIPGVLSVFYLGIVITHFSTGLPDFSSLREIRVLFSNDYMLLAGWIHYLSFDLVIGSWILTKSQAQGFSHWLVAPVLLLTFMMGPVGLLAFFILYYLKIREWPLITN, from the coding sequence ATGACAAAGATATTGAATATGGATTCAAACACCCTTTTTGATCTGACGAGTGCCATTGCAGCGTGTGCATGGGCGCTAATGATTTTTACACCAAGGTGGAAATACACCCAGAGAGCGATTCAAACCATCGCAATACCTGGCGTGTTATCTGTTTTCTACTTAGGCATTGTTATCACTCATTTTTCCACAGGACTACCGGATTTCTCGTCCCTGAGGGAAATAAGGGTTCTTTTTTCCAATGACTACATGCTTTTGGCCGGGTGGATTCATTACTTAAGTTTTGATTTGGTCATTGGCTCATGGATTCTCACCAAGTCTCAGGCACAAGGATTTTCACATTGGTTAGTTGCCCCAGTTTTGCTCCTTACTTTCATGATGGGCCCTGTTGGGTTGTTGGCTTTTTTCATTCTTTATTATTTGAAAATCAGAGAATGGCCGTTGATAACAAATTGA
- a CDS encoding acetyl-CoA C-acyltransferase produces MDAYIVAGYRSAVGRAKKGGFRFYRPDDLAADVIKHLVNSIEGFDPKRVDDLIVGNAIPEAEQGMQMGRMISLLSLPVEVPGMIINRYCGSGLEAIHLACARVHSGTADCIIAGGTESMSLVPMLGYKTALNWKIAENNPEYYLSMGLTAEEVAIDYNISRDDANEFAMKSHQNAAKAIADGKFKDEIVPVTVEEIYLEGDKRKKRSYVVDTDECVRADTNMDSLNGLRPAFKQGGQVTAGNSSPTSDGAAFVMVMSEKMVREYNLQPIARMVSYAAAGVNPRIMGIGPVAAVPKALKQAGLKQNDLDLIELNEAFAAQSLAVIRGLDLNTDILNVNGGAIALGHPLGCTGAKLSITLFNEMKRRQGKYGMVTACVGGGQGVAGIYEYLN; encoded by the coding sequence CCGTAGGACGAGCCAAAAAAGGAGGCTTCAGATTTTACAGACCCGATGATCTGGCGGCTGATGTGATCAAACATCTGGTGAATTCGATTGAAGGATTTGATCCTAAAAGGGTAGATGACCTGATTGTGGGCAATGCCATCCCGGAAGCGGAGCAAGGCATGCAGATGGGAAGGATGATTTCTCTGTTGTCACTTCCGGTGGAAGTGCCCGGTATGATCATTAACCGATATTGTGGATCAGGGCTGGAAGCCATTCATCTGGCTTGCGCCAGGGTACACTCAGGTACAGCCGATTGTATTATTGCTGGAGGTACAGAGTCCATGTCTTTGGTGCCCATGCTGGGGTACAAGACCGCTCTCAACTGGAAAATTGCTGAAAACAACCCTGAGTATTATCTGAGTATGGGCCTCACAGCTGAGGAAGTGGCCATAGATTATAATATCTCGAGGGATGATGCCAACGAGTTTGCCATGAAGTCGCATCAGAACGCTGCGAAGGCCATCGCTGACGGAAAGTTCAAGGATGAAATTGTTCCGGTAACTGTGGAAGAAATATACCTGGAAGGAGACAAACGAAAGAAAAGATCCTATGTGGTGGACACCGATGAGTGCGTCCGGGCCGATACCAACATGGATTCGCTCAACGGCTTACGGCCGGCATTTAAACAAGGAGGTCAGGTCACAGCAGGAAACTCTTCGCCTACCTCGGATGGAGCTGCTTTTGTCATGGTCATGTCAGAAAAGATGGTGAGGGAATATAACCTTCAGCCAATTGCAAGAATGGTGAGCTATGCTGCGGCAGGAGTTAACCCACGTATCATGGGCATAGGCCCTGTGGCTGCTGTGCCGAAAGCACTGAAGCAGGCTGGTTTGAAACAGAACGACCTGGATCTGATAGAACTCAACGAAGCATTTGCCGCTCAATCATTAGCGGTGATCCGTGGCCTGGACCTGAATACGGATATTCTGAACGTCAATGGAGGCGCCATAGCATTGGGGCACCCATTAGGATGTACCGGAGCCAAACTATCCATTACTCTATTCAATGAGATGAAAAGACGACAAGGAAAATATGGAATGGTAACGGCCTGTGTGGGAGGTGGCCAGGGAGTCGCTGGTATTTATGAATACCTCAATTAA
- a CDS encoding NAD-binding protein: MSKFPLKTRLNYKFDNYLSKGTAAMIYGLGILSLIIIIVFGVLLLMFGLHPDHDKDFTIFESLWVNLTHVLDPGVLGNHEDNWPFRVFMLFTTFLGLVIISTLIGLVSNGILTKMDELRKGRSFVIEKDHVLILGWSSKIFTIISEIVIANENQRRGVIVILADMDKVLMEDEIRDKVGSTANTVVICRTGNPIDVHDLYIANPFDTKSIIILDKDNENSDSQIIKTIVAIVTNPERREAPYHITAEMEDKKNFEVAKMVGKDEVELILSDEIISRIMVQTSRQSGLSVVYIELMDFGGDEIYFMEEESLIGKTFREILFAYEDSAIMGIQYADGSVEINPTMDTIFREGDSVIGITEDDDTLVPNSPEFIELLEDKIVYTEPEVKDEEKILILGWNNRARHIIRELDYYVPPGSHVKVMSKFDDAAKAINKLSNLVENIHLSFEVTDTTDRETLQNMDLGQYDYIMLLCYQNYFPIQEADAQTLITLLHLRNFTEKNGQKYKIVSEMLDIRNRQLADITSADDFIVSDKLISLLMSQVSENKFLMRVFEDLFDADGSEIYIKPAKEYVKVGEPMNFYTILESAARKNEVAIGYRVIKEAKEANKGYGVYVNPRKSDMFTLTDKDMVIVLSED, translated from the coding sequence ATGAGTAAATTCCCGCTTAAAACCAGGTTAAACTACAAGTTTGACAACTATTTATCGAAAGGCACGGCGGCCATGATCTATGGCTTGGGGATATTGTCATTGATCATCATCATCGTTTTTGGAGTGCTCCTCTTGATGTTCGGTCTACACCCCGATCACGATAAAGACTTTACTATTTTTGAATCATTGTGGGTGAACCTCACACACGTTTTAGATCCTGGTGTATTGGGCAATCATGAGGACAACTGGCCCTTCAGGGTGTTCATGCTGTTCACAACATTTCTTGGTCTGGTGATCATCTCCACTTTGATAGGTTTGGTTTCCAATGGTATCCTCACCAAGATGGATGAGCTGAGAAAGGGCCGCTCTTTTGTGATAGAAAAAGATCACGTGCTCATTTTGGGATGGTCATCGAAAATATTTACAATCATTTCAGAGATTGTCATTGCCAATGAAAACCAGCGCCGTGGGGTCATTGTGATTCTGGCCGATATGGACAAGGTGCTCATGGAGGACGAGATCCGGGACAAAGTGGGCAGTACAGCCAATACGGTCGTAATCTGTAGAACAGGGAATCCGATCGATGTTCATGATTTGTATATAGCCAACCCTTTTGATACCAAGTCAATCATTATACTGGATAAGGATAACGAGAATTCGGATTCCCAAATCATTAAAACCATTGTGGCAATTGTCACCAACCCCGAGCGGAGAGAGGCCCCATATCACATCACTGCGGAGATGGAGGATAAGAAAAACTTTGAAGTGGCCAAGATGGTGGGTAAAGATGAGGTGGAGCTCATTTTGTCGGATGAGATTATTTCCAGGATCATGGTGCAGACTTCTCGTCAGTCTGGATTGAGTGTGGTCTACATTGAACTGATGGATTTTGGTGGGGATGAAATTTACTTCATGGAAGAAGAGTCACTGATCGGTAAAACCTTTCGGGAGATTCTTTTTGCTTATGAAGACTCAGCAATCATGGGGATTCAGTATGCCGATGGCTCGGTGGAAATCAACCCTACGATGGATACCATCTTTAGAGAAGGAGACAGTGTGATCGGTATTACAGAAGATGACGACACCTTGGTTCCGAACTCCCCTGAGTTTATCGAATTGCTTGAGGACAAGATTGTCTACACAGAGCCGGAAGTAAAAGACGAAGAAAAAATATTGATTTTGGGCTGGAACAACAGAGCGAGACACATCATCCGCGAACTTGACTATTATGTTCCTCCAGGATCCCATGTAAAGGTGATGTCCAAGTTTGATGATGCGGCCAAGGCGATCAATAAGCTTTCGAATCTAGTTGAAAACATTCACCTCAGCTTTGAAGTGACTGACACTACCGACAGAGAAACCCTCCAGAACATGGATTTGGGTCAGTATGATTACATCATGCTGCTCTGTTACCAGAATTATTTCCCGATACAGGAGGCCGATGCACAGACCCTGATCACCCTGCTTCACCTGAGAAACTTCACCGAGAAAAACGGACAGAAATACAAGATCGTGTCTGAGATGCTCGATATCCGAAACCGACAATTGGCGGACATCACGAGTGCTGATGACTTCATCGTAAGCGATAAACTGATCAGCTTGCTAATGAGTCAGGTTTCAGAAAATAAGTTTTTGATGAGAGTATTTGAAGACCTCTTTGATGCGGACGGATCAGAAATTTATATCAAACCAGCCAAAGAGTATGTAAAGGTGGGCGAGCCCATGAACTTCTATACCATCCTGGAATCTGCAGCTCGAAAAAATGAAGTGGCCATTGGCTATCGTGTGATCAAGGAAGCCAAAGAAGCCAACAAAGGATACGGCGTATATGTGAATCCACGCAAGTCAGATATGTTTACACTTACCGATAAGGATATGGTGATTGTTCTTTCTGAGGATTAA
- a CDS encoding SDR family NAD(P)-dependent oxidoreductase — MYINLSGLNILVTGASRGIGKAVATKLAEAGATIAIHYNKNVREAENLAHILGNESKAFQADLSLPDEASKLFDRIALEMGSIEIVINNAGVAIPAPINASEEDWQKAWDDTMMVNLTSPAVICRKAIDHFLKRKSSGRIINISSRAAFRGDQAEYMAYAASKAGLVSLTKSIARAYGKDGIKAFVIAPGFVRTDMAKEFMDMYGEEHTKGDVALERLTEPKDLAPLITFIASGMADHSTGSTFDINAGSYMH, encoded by the coding sequence ATGTACATCAACCTTTCAGGTCTAAATATATTAGTGACAGGCGCGAGTCGGGGTATAGGAAAGGCCGTGGCTACCAAGCTGGCAGAAGCAGGAGCCACCATTGCTATTCATTATAATAAAAACGTCCGTGAGGCAGAGAATCTCGCTCATATTTTGGGCAACGAGTCCAAGGCTTTTCAGGCGGATCTTTCCTTGCCAGATGAGGCCTCCAAGCTTTTCGACCGGATTGCCCTGGAGATGGGGAGCATAGAAATAGTTATCAATAACGCAGGAGTGGCCATTCCGGCACCCATCAATGCATCGGAGGAGGATTGGCAAAAGGCGTGGGATGACACCATGATGGTGAATCTCACTTCTCCGGCGGTCATTTGCAGAAAGGCGATCGACCATTTTCTGAAACGAAAATCTTCTGGGCGAATTATTAACATCAGTTCAAGAGCGGCCTTTCGTGGAGATCAGGCAGAGTATATGGCCTACGCAGCGTCCAAAGCCGGGTTGGTTTCCCTCACCAAGTCCATTGCCCGGGCATATGGCAAAGATGGGATCAAGGCATTTGTGATCGCCCCGGGTTTTGTGCGTACGGATATGGCGAAAGAATTTATGGATATGTATGGGGAAGAGCACACCAAAGGGGATGTTGCTCTGGAGCGATTGACAGAGCCTAAAGATCTGGCCCCGCTCATCACTTTTATTGCCAGCGGTATGGCTGACCATTCTACCGGGTCCACATTTGATATCAACGCCGGCAGCTATATGCATTGA